Below is a window of Yimella sp. cx-51 DNA.
CAGGAGGCTGAACTGCTCACCCGGAGCGAGCACACGGCCGTTGATGCGTGACATCGCCACCTGGATGTTCTTGGTTCGCCCCACATTGGCGGCGCCGGCCGGAAGTTTGGTGGAGAACTCGCCCATCACGGTGGTGCCGAGGTTCTTCAACGCAGCCGAAGTCAGCTTGGCCTTCACGGTGCGCGACTTCAACGTCATGGTGCGATCGCCGGAGGTGAGCGCCTTGACCAAGGATTCGCCCGCCCCCGCGGGGTCGATCTCGGTGCCGTCCTTGGCCTCCACCACCTTGCCGGCGGAGTCGTAGTGGGCGTTCACCGGCAGGGTGGTCAACTCACCGGACATCATGTCGAGCAGATCCTTGAGCTTTGCCGCATCGACTGTCGGGGTGAGTTTGCCGTCGACCAGGGGTGCGCTCAGTACCTCGCTGACGTCGGCGGGCTTGAGCTGTGCGGTGCGCGAGCCGACCTTGATCGTCACTGGCGCACTCATCGCAGGCTGCGCGAAATCCTTGACAAAAGTGTCGATCTCGGCGTTGGTCAGCGGCGGCTGCACATAGCCGACCTTTGCTTCGTACGTGGTCTTGGCCGGCCAGCCGGCGGCGATCACCTTCGCCATCGCGTCGGCGTCGACGCCGGTGCCCGGCTGTGAGCGGGTGACCTTCACGTTGCCCTGGATGAACTTCACCGATCCGGAGACCGGCGAGCCTTCGAAGGTGCCGCTGGCCGCCGCGATCGACGAGCTGAGTTTGTTGAGATCGGCCTTCGGCTTCAGGCTGCGCTTCTGCGTCTTGCCGAACAGGTGGTTCGCGACTGTCGAGGGCGCGAGCGAGAATCCGGTGAGGCCGTCGACCGAGCCGGAGGCATCAATCGACAAGCCCGCACGCGCTGGGTCAATCGACATCTTGCGGTCACCGGCAGTGATGACGATCTGCGGCGTCATGCGGGAGCGAACGTGTTTGGACACCGCGTCCTGGGCGTCCGACTTCGACATGCCACCGATGGGGACGCCGTCCACGCTCGTGCCGTCGGGCACGGAGTTCGTGACGGCGGCAGCGGTGCCGACGTAGCCCGCGACCAATGCGGCAACCAGCCCCCCACCGATCAGCGCATAGCGGCGCCCTCGCCGCGGCGAGGGATTGTCGTCCTGCGTCAACTGTGCTCCCACATCACTCGTACGTGCCGAAACGCCCGCGGAAATAGGCAAGGGCCCGGCCCGGCTGCTCCCCAATGTCCAAGGACACTACGTCGCCGACCACGATCGTGTGATCACCTGAGACCAACGTGTCATCGGTTCGACACACGATCGTTGCCAACGAGCCGTCCAGCAGAGCCACTCCGGTCTCCGGGTCGCGGTGGTGCGCCACCCGGTCGAGCTGACCGTGCAACGGGCGTCCGCGGGTCGACAACCAGGCTGCGATCGACCGCTGGTCGGCGTCCAGGATGTTCACACCCCACACGCCGGCGGAGATCACCGCGTCGTGGAACCGCGCCTCGCGCTCGACGCAAACCAGCAGTCGCACCGGGTCGAGCGACACCGACGAGACCGCGTTGGCGGTCATCGCGTGGTCGTGCCCATCGGCGACCGTGGTGACCACCGTCACACCGGTGACGAGTCGACCCACCGCCTGGCGATACTCATCCGGGTCGACGGTCACGGTTGGTCTCCGAATCTGTTGGGGCTCAGGACTTGTCGGCGTTGCGAGCGCGCGAGGCGGCCTTGGCGCGGTCGTTCGCATTCAACTCGACCTTACGAATGCGCACGGCCTCCGGGGTCACTTCGACGCACTCGTCTTCGCGGCAGAACTCAAGACTCTGCTCCAACGACAGCTTGCGCGGCGGGATGACCTTCTCGAAGTTGTCGGCCGAGGAGGCTCGCACGTTGGTGAGCTTCTTCTCCTTGGTGATGTTGACGTCCATGTCGTCGGCGCGGGAGTTCTCCCCGACGATCATGCCCTCGTACACCTGGGTGCCGGGCTCGACGAAGAGTGTGCCGCGCTCCTGGAGGTTGACCATCGCATACGCGGTGACCGGGCCGGTGCGGTCGGCGACCATCGAGCCCGACATGCGGGTGGTGATGGTGCCGAACCACGGCTCGTAACCGTCGAAGACGTGGTTGGCGATGCCGGTGCCGCGGGTCTCGGTGAGGAACTCGGTACGGAAGCCGATCAGGCCACGCGAGGGCACCTTGAACTCCATCCGGATCCAGCCGGTGCCGTGGTTGGTCATCTGCTCCATGCGGCCCTTGCGGGACGCGAGGATCTGGGTGATCGTACCGAGGTACTCCTCGGGGGTGTCGATGGTCAGGTGCTCCACCGGCTCGTGCACCTTGCCGTCGATCTCCTTGGTGACCACCTGCGGCTTGCCCACGGTGAGCTCGTATCCCTCACGCCGCATCTGCTCCACCAGGATCGCCAGCGCCAACTCACCGCGGCCCTGCACCTCCCAGGCATCGGGACGTTCGGTCGGCAGGATCCGCAGCGAGACGTTGCCGATGAGTTCGCGATCGAGGCGGTCTTTCACCATGCGGGCGGTGACCTTCGCGCCGCGCACCTTGCCCACCAGCGGTGAGGTGTTGGTGCCGATCGTCATCGAGATGGCCGGCTCGTCAACCGTGATGAGCGGCAACGGAATCGGGTTGTCGGCGTCAGCGAGGGTCTCGCCGATCGTGATCTCAGGAATACCGGCGACAGCGATGATGTCGCCAGGGCCGGCCTTCTCGGCGGGTTCACGGTCGAGTCCGTCGGTCATGAGCAGTTCGGTGATCTTCACCTTCTGCTGGCTGCCGTCGGCGCGACACCACATGACCTGCTGGCCCTTGGTGATCTCGCCGTTGCGCACCCTCAACAGCGCCAGACGGCCCAGGAAGTTGGAGGAGTCGAGGTTGGTGACGTGGGCCTGCAGCGGCGCTTCGTCGTCGTAGGACGGCGCCGGGATCGTCTCCAGGATCGTCTTGAAGAGCGCCTCCAGGGAGTCGCCCTCGGGCAGTTGGCCGTTGGTCGGACGGGTCGTCGCGGCGATGCCGTTCTTGCCCGATGCGTAGACCACGGGGAAGTCGAGCTGGTCCATGTTGCCCTGCGCGTCGTCCAGCAGGTCCATGAACAACTCGTAGGCCTCGTCCTCGACCTCCTCGATGCGGGCGTCGGGGCGGTCGACCTTGTTGATGCACAGAATCACCGGCATCTTGGCGGCGAGCGCCTTGCGCAGCACGAAGCGGGTCTGGGGCAGCGGACCTTCGGAGGCGTCGACCAGCAGCACCACGCCGTCGACCATCGACAGGCCGCGCTCGACCTCGCCACCGAAGTCGGCGTGGCCGGGAGTGTCGATGATGTTGATGGTGACCGTCTTGCCTTCGGCAGCCGGACCGTCATAGCTGATGGCGGTGTTCTTGGCGAGGATCGTGATGCCCTTCTCCCGCTCGAGATCGCCGGAGTCCATCACCCGCTCACCGGTGGTCTCGACGGTCTGCCGTTCGCCGAACGCACCCGTCTGCCAGAGCATCTTGTCGACGAGGGTGGTCTTGCCGTGGTCGACGTGGGCAACGATGGCGACGTTACGGACGTCGTCGCGGGTCTGAAAAGCCATTCCTTAATTCTCTCAGAAAATGACAACTGCTCCGACCACACCCTGACCGGGGCCCGGACGCTCGGACTCAGATCGGTAACGGTCCCCCTTGCCTGGCTGAACATGTGATCCACAGCACTAAGGTCGACGGATCGACAGGTTCCGGGCCGGACCCCCGCCCGCCACGATGAGGAGAAATGAATGAAGAGCTCTCGGATGACCACTGCTTTGGCAGTGGT
It encodes the following:
- a CDS encoding VanW family protein, producing MTQDDNPSPRRGRRYALIGGGLVAALVAGYVGTAAAVTNSVPDGTSVDGVPIGGMSKSDAQDAVSKHVRSRMTPQIVITAGDRKMSIDPARAGLSIDASGSVDGLTGFSLAPSTVANHLFGKTQKRSLKPKADLNKLSSSIAAASGTFEGSPVSGSVKFIQGNVKVTRSQPGTGVDADAMAKVIAAGWPAKTTYEAKVGYVQPPLTNAEIDTFVKDFAQPAMSAPVTIKVGSRTAQLKPADVSEVLSAPLVDGKLTPTVDAAKLKDLLDMMSGELTTLPVNAHYDSAGKVVEAKDGTEIDPAGAGESLVKALTSGDRTMTLKSRTVKAKLTSAALKNLGTTVMGEFSTKLPAGAANVGRTKNIQVAMSRINGRVLAPGEQFSLLQMLMPFTTANGYVDAGVLVDGRHAKGIGGGISQASTTLYNASFFAGLQQDAHTPHSYWISRYPMGREATLWDPTIDLKFTNDSGHPIRISAGAGAPGETAWVKIIGTKAFNVTSNTSSQFDFTEAKTRYIPNDDKCETQTPAPGFSVTVTRRVTNLAGAVVKDESKTTKYIPQDRIICGPAPGASPPTTRRSSTPEPSASPSSSSSSSSSATSKPATPSPTSTAPKPTSTASASSTKK
- a CDS encoding flavin reductase family protein, with product MTVDPDEYRQAVGRLVTGVTVVTTVADGHDHAMTANAVSSVSLDPVRLLVCVEREARFHDAVISAGVWGVNILDADQRSIAAWLSTRGRPLHGQLDRVAHHRDPETGVALLDGSLATIVCRTDDTLVSGDHTIVVGDVVSLDIGEQPGRALAYFRGRFGTYE
- the typA gene encoding translational GTPase TypA, with product MAFQTRDDVRNVAIVAHVDHGKTTLVDKMLWQTGAFGERQTVETTGERVMDSGDLEREKGITILAKNTAISYDGPAAEGKTVTINIIDTPGHADFGGEVERGLSMVDGVVLLVDASEGPLPQTRFVLRKALAAKMPVILCINKVDRPDARIEEVEDEAYELFMDLLDDAQGNMDQLDFPVVYASGKNGIAATTRPTNGQLPEGDSLEALFKTILETIPAPSYDDEAPLQAHVTNLDSSNFLGRLALLRVRNGEITKGQQVMWCRADGSQQKVKITELLMTDGLDREPAEKAGPGDIIAVAGIPEITIGETLADADNPIPLPLITVDEPAISMTIGTNTSPLVGKVRGAKVTARMVKDRLDRELIGNVSLRILPTERPDAWEVQGRGELALAILVEQMRREGYELTVGKPQVVTKEIDGKVHEPVEHLTIDTPEEYLGTITQILASRKGRMEQMTNHGTGWIRMEFKVPSRGLIGFRTEFLTETRGTGIANHVFDGYEPWFGTITTRMSGSMVADRTGPVTAYAMVNLQERGTLFVEPGTQVYEGMIVGENSRADDMDVNITKEKKLTNVRASSADNFEKVIPPRKLSLEQSLEFCREDECVEVTPEAVRIRKVELNANDRAKAASRARNADKS